The genomic stretch CTTCTTTGTTGCCCATCAAAAATATCATCGGAATTGCGGCAAAAATGAAAAGGGCCGCCACTGTAAAGGTATTATCAATAGCGTACACCAGGGCCTGCTTTTGGACCAAACTGTAAATCGCCGCCAGTACAGTGCTGGAGAGACTATCAGAAGTTAATCCGGATATTGCCAACGCCCCCTGCAGCTGCTGGATATTAAACATGGTAATTGGCGATACATAAGAAATACCTTCCGCTAACCGCATGTAATGAAACACCTGACGATTTTGCATGATACTGGTCAGTATAGCAATGCCAAACGAGGCAAATATTTGCCGACTAACGTTACTGAGGGCCGAAGCCCGGCCGACCAGATTTATCGGCATGGCGTTCATCCCAGCAGTGGTAATGGGCATCATCGCTAACCCCATCCCAAATGACCGGAGCACCATAATGAGAACTATTGTGGCAAGTGCCATATCTGTATTAAGGTTTTGCAGTTCCAAAGTACAGATTGCCGTGATCGTTACCCCGATTATCCCAATCCCTTTGGCCCCAAACCGGTCAAAAATTATTCCGCTGATCGGCATCATTAACCCTGATACCAGGGCCGCGGGGAAAAGCAGCAGCCCTGTTTCATAAGCTGACAGTCCAAGCAAGTTCTGGGTAAAAATTGGCATCAAAAATACCCCACCAAACAGCCCGATGTTAATGAGTCCGCCAATAAGAACACTTAGAAGAAACGTCTGGTTCGTAAGCAATCTCAAATCAAGCATCGGTTCTTTTTCCCATAATTCGGTCAAAACAAAAAGCAGTAGGGAAAAGAACGATACTGTAAACAGCATAACAATGTAGTAGGAAGTCCAGCCTTCCTTCGGGCCTTCGCTCAAGGCCAAAAGAAGGGTAAAGCAGCCAACCGTTGAGGTGATAAAACCGCCAAGATCAAACTTGATGCTTGTTTTTACCGGCGTTTCCTCCAGCAATAGAGCCGATAAGACTATTCCCATGATGCCAACGGGGACATTGATCAGGAACAACAACCGCCAGTTGAAGTGTTCAATGATATAACCGCCAACCGTTGGCCCAATCGCCGGTGCCATTACTGCCGTCATCCCCCATATACCTAAGGCTAAACCGATTTTTTCCTTGGGCACGATCCGGTAAACGATCGCCATACTCACCGGCATCACCGCCCCGCCCCCT from Bacillota bacterium encodes the following:
- a CDS encoding DHA2 family efflux MFS transporter permease subunit; translated protein: MTAKDIQDGNRPSFWLPLFVIVLGAFAAILNNSSINVAIPKLMAIFGVTPDEIQWVVTAYMLTSAVIIPSTGYLGDRFGNKKIYIISLLIFSTASILCSLAWSNSSLIAFRILQGIGGGAVMPVSMAIVYRIVPKEKIGLALGIWGMTAVMAPAIGPTVGGYIIEHFNWRLLFLINVPVGIMGIVLSALLLEETPVKTSIKFDLGGFITSTVGCFTLLLALSEGPKEGWTSYYIVMLFTVSFFSLLLFVLTELWEKEPMLDLRLLTNQTFLLSVLIGGLINIGLFGGVFLMPIFTQNLLGLSAYETGLLLFPAALVSGLMMPISGIIFDRFGAKGIGIIGVTITAICTLELQNLNTDMALATIVLIMVLRSFGMGLAMMPITTAGMNAMPINLVGRASALSNVSRQIFASFGIAILTSIMQNRQVFHYMRLAEGISYVSPITMFNIQQLQGALAISGLTSDSLSSTVLAAIYSLVQKQALVYAIDNTFTVAALFIFAAIPMIFLMGNKEATKQKT